The following coding sequences are from one Mycobacterium bourgelatii window:
- a CDS encoding amidohydrolase family protein: MSADILIVSPDDHLVEPADLWTSRLPARYRDIGPRIVRMRGRMDPTVTTDVAFVEDENGRDADIWHYEDAVIPIPLISAAAGYELDELTTDPITYDEMRPGCFRPKDRLADMDIAGIEASACFPNTLVRFCGQRFLYGKDKELALLCVQAYNDFQIDEWGGDSDGRLIPLGIIPLWDVELAAKEVERVAAKGMPAVCFSELPSRLDLPSIHSGYWDPFFAACERNNVGIMLHIGSSSSLTKSSPDSPHVVTSALMAVNCTIALVDWLFSAKLIQFPKLKIAFAEAQAGWIPYYLQRVDEVWEDRRAWGGIHPLLTEPPSNQVPGRVYFSTFGDPVAFRILDLVGPDQLMFETDYPHNDTNWPRSLEVANKATENLDEETKRKVLSTNAKTFFGIL; this comes from the coding sequence TTGAGCGCAGACATCCTGATCGTCTCGCCGGACGACCACCTCGTCGAGCCGGCGGATCTGTGGACCAGTCGGTTGCCGGCACGCTATCGGGACATCGGGCCGCGGATCGTTCGCATGCGGGGACGCATGGATCCAACCGTCACCACAGACGTTGCGTTCGTCGAGGACGAGAACGGCCGCGACGCCGACATCTGGCATTACGAAGACGCGGTCATCCCAATCCCGCTCATCAGTGCCGCTGCCGGTTACGAACTCGACGAGTTGACCACCGACCCGATCACCTACGACGAGATGCGCCCGGGATGCTTCCGCCCCAAAGACCGCCTCGCCGACATGGATATAGCCGGAATCGAGGCCTCGGCCTGCTTCCCCAACACCCTGGTTCGCTTTTGCGGCCAGCGCTTCCTATATGGCAAGGACAAGGAACTTGCGCTGCTGTGCGTGCAGGCCTACAACGACTTCCAGATCGACGAGTGGGGCGGCGACTCCGACGGCCGGCTGATCCCGCTTGGCATCATTCCGCTCTGGGACGTCGAATTGGCGGCCAAGGAAGTAGAGCGGGTAGCCGCCAAAGGCATGCCCGCCGTGTGCTTCTCCGAACTGCCCTCCCGTCTCGACCTGCCGTCCATCCACAGTGGCTACTGGGATCCGTTCTTCGCCGCCTGCGAACGCAACAATGTCGGCATCATGCTGCACATCGGATCGAGTTCGTCGCTCACCAAGTCCTCCCCCGACTCTCCGCACGTCGTCACCAGCGCCCTGATGGCGGTCAACTGCACCATCGCCCTGGTCGACTGGCTGTTCTCCGCCAAGCTCATTCAATTCCCGAAGCTCAAGATCGCCTTCGCCGAGGCACAGGCGGGTTGGATCCCGTACTACCTGCAGCGTGTCGACGAGGTCTGGGAGGACCGTCGGGCGTGGGGCGGCATCCATCCCCTGCTGACCGAACCGCCGAGCAACCAGGTGCCCGGCCGGGTGTACTTCTCCACCTTCGGCGACCCGGTCGCGTTCCGCATACTCGACCTAGTCGGGCCAGACCAGCTGATGTTCGAGACCGACTACCCACACAACGACACCAATTGGCCGCGAAGCCTCGAGGTCGCCAACAAGGCGACCGAAAACCTGGACGAGGAGACCAAGCGGAAGGTGCTGTCTACCAACGCAAAGACGTTCTTCGGAATTCTCTAG
- a CDS encoding TetR/AcrR family transcriptional regulator codes for MAAKKSAGGDPEASLEIVDSEVIEPTSTWQERTIERRLSSARARALARSSRFLATALELVEESGKADFTIQTLIDRSNLSLRAFYQHFAGKEELLLALYENVTSQFTENIRQEVAAADGPMEQLEAFCRGVLYRAESSESVGGRVMTIYNLSLEIERPADFAKVWEPHQKLLTKIITACAREGLVRTDLTPAQLTTLLNTTLTALAQIGVFHLGGKGSKLTEDELWAWCKQAISPPADQPKPKAAKKATSRTTSTRRVRKLTG; via the coding sequence ATGGCTGCGAAAAAGAGTGCCGGGGGTGACCCGGAAGCGAGTTTGGAAATCGTCGACTCCGAAGTCATCGAACCAACGAGCACGTGGCAAGAGCGCACGATCGAGCGGCGACTGAGTTCCGCGAGAGCGCGCGCTCTCGCGCGCAGCTCGCGGTTCCTCGCGACGGCACTGGAGTTGGTGGAGGAGTCGGGCAAGGCGGACTTCACCATCCAGACTCTCATTGACCGGTCGAACCTGAGCCTGCGCGCCTTCTATCAACACTTCGCCGGCAAGGAAGAACTGTTGCTGGCGCTGTACGAGAATGTCACCAGTCAATTCACCGAGAACATCCGGCAAGAAGTCGCTGCGGCGGACGGCCCGATGGAGCAGTTGGAAGCGTTCTGCCGCGGGGTGCTGTATCGCGCCGAGTCATCGGAATCGGTAGGTGGCCGAGTGATGACCATCTACAACCTCAGCCTGGAGATCGAGCGACCTGCCGACTTCGCCAAGGTGTGGGAGCCGCACCAGAAGCTATTGACCAAGATCATCACCGCTTGCGCACGTGAGGGATTGGTCCGCACCGATCTCACGCCTGCACAACTGACCACGTTGCTGAATACCACCCTGACCGCGCTGGCTCAGATCGGCGTTTTCCATCTGGGCGGCAAGGGGTCCAAGCTGACGGAAGACGAACTGTGGGCGTGGTGCAAACAAGCCATCAGCCCGCCCGCGGATCAACCGAAGCCCAAGGCGGCGAAGAAGGCAACTTCGCGAACGACGTCGACGCGGCGGGTGCGCAAGCTAACGGGGTAG
- a CDS encoding enoyl-CoA hydratase/isomerase family protein, with the protein MTDYDTIEVEVRDRTACLTLKRPEVLNAINDEMIAELAVAYAEIERSQDIWTMIVTGSGRALCVGADVNKAADHDMENAAGIDNQGEPILSSMRQWDAPQEATPPWLQMTKPIICAVNGIACGAGMDLVTTADITVASERATLMDPHVSIGVSSGREAVRLARILPLPVAMRLVLMGKHESLDAQRAYELGIFTEVVPHDQLMDRAWEIADVVNSNAPLAVRGSRMGVRKGLSLPIYEAELLAENYRMKVALTKDAIEGPRAFLEKRKPNWQAR; encoded by the coding sequence GTGACGGATTACGACACCATCGAAGTCGAGGTTCGCGATAGAACGGCGTGTCTGACCCTCAAGCGGCCCGAGGTCCTCAATGCGATCAACGACGAGATGATCGCCGAGCTCGCGGTCGCATACGCGGAAATCGAGCGGTCACAGGACATTTGGACGATGATCGTGACGGGTTCGGGTCGTGCGCTGTGTGTGGGCGCCGACGTGAACAAGGCAGCGGACCATGACATGGAGAACGCCGCGGGCATCGACAATCAGGGCGAACCGATCCTGAGCTCGATGCGACAGTGGGATGCCCCCCAGGAGGCGACGCCGCCCTGGCTGCAGATGACCAAGCCCATCATCTGTGCGGTGAACGGAATCGCCTGTGGGGCAGGCATGGACCTCGTAACGACGGCCGACATCACCGTTGCCTCCGAGCGCGCGACATTGATGGATCCGCATGTGAGCATCGGAGTGTCATCGGGGCGAGAGGCGGTACGGCTGGCACGGATCCTGCCGCTGCCTGTCGCCATGCGGCTGGTGCTCATGGGAAAGCATGAGAGCCTGGACGCGCAGCGCGCCTACGAGTTGGGGATTTTCACCGAGGTCGTCCCGCACGATCAACTCATGGACCGGGCCTGGGAGATCGCGGATGTGGTGAATTCCAATGCTCCTCTGGCGGTACGAGGTTCGCGCATGGGGGTGCGAAAGGGATTGTCGTTGCCCATCTACGAGGCCGAGCTGCTCGCCGAGAACTACCGCATGAAGGTCGCCCTGACAAAGGATGCCATCGAAGGGCCGCGTGCGTTCCTGGAGAAACGCAAGCCGAACTGGCAGGCCAGATAG
- a CDS encoding acyl-CoA dehydrogenase family protein, which produces MHFQLDPDAEAYRAQVRAHLQATLSPEFEERVYRSGVAHDDEFAKGLVEKGYFAPDWPAEFGGQDRSAWDAQVVKEELMRFDAPMYLSETTRMVASIIRAVGSPTMKDRVLKGAMKGDVTIALGFTEPECGSDIAAATTKAVRDGDHWVINGSKMFTTNGHIADYVFLLARTNPNRPKHQGLTMFLVPTHTEGFEAQAVWTLSGERTNVTFYTDVRISDEWRIGEVDKGWQVIGLSLQDEHASGWGPHLGRLLHHAERWASSPAHDGSRPIDDADVRRRLARVAMEYEVSMLLQRRCVWMVEQGQIPVAEGPMSKVFSTESLERASQDILELVGPDGLRSCLDPSAPERGRFEQMLRFALGTTIYAGTSEVQRTIIAQRGLGLPR; this is translated from the coding sequence ATGCATTTTCAGCTCGATCCGGATGCCGAGGCCTACCGGGCGCAAGTGCGCGCACATCTGCAGGCAACGTTGTCGCCCGAATTCGAGGAACGCGTCTACCGAAGCGGCGTCGCCCATGACGACGAGTTTGCGAAAGGGCTTGTCGAGAAGGGGTATTTTGCGCCGGACTGGCCAGCCGAGTTCGGTGGGCAGGACCGCAGTGCGTGGGATGCGCAGGTGGTCAAAGAGGAACTCATGCGGTTCGACGCGCCCATGTATCTATCCGAGACCACGCGGATGGTGGCCTCGATCATCCGTGCGGTAGGAAGTCCCACCATGAAGGATCGCGTCCTCAAAGGTGCGATGAAGGGCGATGTCACCATTGCCCTCGGCTTCACCGAACCAGAGTGCGGATCCGACATTGCCGCGGCAACCACCAAGGCGGTCCGCGACGGCGACCACTGGGTGATCAACGGCAGCAAGATGTTCACCACCAACGGCCACATCGCCGATTACGTATTCCTGCTGGCTCGGACAAATCCAAACCGGCCGAAGCACCAGGGCCTCACCATGTTTCTGGTACCGACGCACACCGAAGGCTTTGAGGCACAAGCCGTCTGGACGCTATCCGGCGAACGCACCAACGTCACCTTTTACACCGACGTCCGGATCAGCGATGAATGGCGAATCGGCGAGGTCGACAAAGGATGGCAAGTCATCGGCCTGTCGTTGCAGGACGAACACGCCTCCGGCTGGGGCCCCCACCTCGGCCGATTGCTGCACCATGCGGAGCGCTGGGCCAGCTCACCGGCCCACGACGGCTCGCGACCCATCGACGACGCCGATGTCCGGCGACGGTTAGCCAGGGTTGCCATGGAATACGAGGTGTCGATGCTGCTGCAGCGACGGTGTGTATGGATGGTCGAACAGGGTCAGATACCGGTCGCCGAGGGCCCGATGTCGAAGGTGTTCAGCACCGAGTCCCTCGAACGTGCCAGTCAAGACATCCTCGAACTGGTCGGCCCGGACGGACTGCGCAGCTGTTTGGACCCTTCCGCGCCAGAGCGGGGACGATTCGAGCAAATGTTGCGCTTCGCCCTCGGCACCACGATTTATGCGGGTACCAGTGAGGTGCAACGCACCATCATCGCGCAACGTGGACTGGGACTACCCCGTTAG
- a CDS encoding acyl-CoA dehydrogenase family protein, which translates to MDLSLTGEQRQLVESFAALFARESSSERIRSAEPLGFDAQLWKALRETGVVEMAVDDDAGGWGASELELALIAEQFGRAAASAPLIEAQVAARLLAAGGQTGARLLDRALSGDHLVTFAPRAGQGARLELVPAGAVADYVVALVDGRLVAVPLAEDRRAVSNLGSMPLADIVVEGSCDILAEGPRAIELFAGALDLWLALTAVALTGAAKKAVELVVDYAKQRHAFGTPIGAFQAVAHPLADSATAVDGARLLGLRAACAFVDEPDRVRELAAMAFAFAYETARDATRRSLHFHGGYGFGMECDVQLYYRRVRGWALVYGEPGVALDRVADARYGVVAG; encoded by the coding sequence GTGGACTTGAGCCTCACCGGGGAACAGCGACAGTTGGTGGAATCGTTCGCTGCTCTGTTCGCGCGGGAGTCGAGTTCGGAGCGCATCCGCTCGGCCGAACCGCTTGGCTTCGACGCCCAGTTGTGGAAGGCGTTGCGAGAGACCGGTGTCGTGGAGATGGCGGTTGACGACGATGCCGGGGGGTGGGGTGCATCGGAACTCGAGCTGGCGTTGATCGCCGAACAGTTCGGCCGCGCGGCGGCGTCGGCTCCGCTCATCGAGGCACAGGTTGCAGCTCGACTGCTGGCGGCGGGTGGCCAGACCGGCGCCCGGCTGCTCGATCGGGCGCTCTCAGGAGATCACCTGGTCACCTTCGCGCCGCGAGCTGGCCAGGGAGCTCGGCTGGAACTGGTCCCCGCCGGAGCCGTTGCCGATTACGTGGTGGCGCTGGTGGACGGGCGGCTAGTCGCGGTTCCGCTCGCAGAAGACCGTCGGGCGGTGTCCAATCTCGGGTCAATGCCGTTGGCGGACATCGTGGTTGAGGGAAGCTGCGACATTCTTGCCGAGGGCCCTCGCGCGATCGAGCTGTTCGCCGGCGCCCTGGACCTGTGGTTGGCGTTGACTGCCGTGGCGTTGACGGGCGCGGCCAAGAAGGCCGTCGAGCTGGTGGTCGATTACGCCAAGCAGCGCCACGCCTTCGGGACTCCCATCGGCGCATTCCAGGCCGTAGCGCACCCACTGGCTGACAGCGCGACCGCCGTCGACGGGGCGCGACTGCTCGGGCTCAGGGCGGCGTGCGCCTTCGTCGATGAGCCCGACCGCGTGCGCGAGTTGGCGGCAATGGCATTCGCGTTCGCCTACGAGACGGCACGCGACGCGACCCGCCGTAGCCTGCACTTCCACGGAGGCTACGGATTCGGAATGGAGTGCGACGTGCAGTTGTACTATCGCCGAGTTCGGGGCTGGGCATTGGTCTACGGTGAACCGGGCGTCGCCTTGGATCGCGTTGCCGACGCCCGCTACGGAGTCGTCGCGGGCTGA